Below is a window of Armatimonadota bacterium DNA.
TGGAGGCTAATCAATGTCAAATCTTTTGAATCAATCTCCGATTTGGGCGACCGAGCGATTCGGGAACCTCTTCGACGACCTATTTGAAAAGTCGAGTTTTCTCGCGGGATGGCACCCGGCCGTCGACGTGAAGAAGACCGAAACGGACTACATCTTTACGATCGAAGCGCCCGGTGTCAATAAGGAGGATATTAACGTGGAACTCCACGGTGAAATCCTCACCATCTCGGGGAAACGCGTCGAAGAAAAGGAAGAGCAGAACGAAACCTATCTTCGCCGAGAGCGAAGCATGGGAACCTTCAACCGCTCTTTCCGGCTGGACGACGCTATCAAGGCCGATCAGATTCACGCTGAGTATCGTGATGGAATCTTAACCATCAAGGTGCCCAAACGCGACCATAGCGAACCTCAGCGAATCGCCATTCGATAGACTTTCCTTCTCTCTCTGTCCGAACGGTGGGCTGTCTAGCCCACCGTTTTTGCATTTTTGATCATTTTGTCCTCTATTTTCTGGACAAAATGGGCCGATGTGATATTTACTTTAGGTAGCAGACATGGCCCTCAGTCTCACCAATCGGCAAGGGAAGATACTTGCACTCCTGCATTCCGGCTTTACGACCCGCGATGTTGTGATTCGTCTGAAGATCAGTGATTCGATCCTCCAAAAGGAGTGGCGAGCCATCCGAACCCATGTCCAAATCTCCATTCCGGAGACTACCGACGACTACCGAACCGTCGCGATGTTTGAGCGCGTCGAAAGGATGGATCTCGAAGCGGAAAGCTGTGCCGCCGAGGCTCGGCTTCGGGCTCTGATGGATATCTCGCCCGAAGCCGTGCTAGTCATTAACGGACGAACGGGAGTTATCACCAAAGCCAATAACCGGGCATTTATCCTCCTCGGTTACAGTCCGCGGGAGTTGCTGCATAAGACGATGGAGATGCTGGTTGACCCCGATCTGCGCTCAAAGCATGCAGCCCTTCGCAACGGATTCCTCAACAGTGTTCGCAAGCGCGAGCTTGGTTTCCACCCGCCCATTTATGCGCTGACCAAAGATGGTCGCTATATCGAACTGGATATTGCCCTTACGACGACGAATGCCACCGATGATGTGATGGTGGTTTGCCGTGAGGTCGTGGCCGACGAAGAGTCGGTACACGGTATCAACTACGAACTCGATTCGTCGTTTGGACGCTAGGGCTCGCGTTCGAACCGTCCCGTCATTTCGTCAATCTTGATTTGGTAGACGATGTCGATCTGCGTCTGATCGTCAGCGCGCCCAGGCGTTACATCGCGTGGACTTCTCGAACCTTGAAGCTCCTCGATCTGGGGGCTGAGGTGGTCGATCAGCTTGGTCATGGCCTGAACCCTTTCCGGTCCCTTCAGCTCTTGGAACTGCCCCCAAAGGATCACGCTCTTCCAGTTGGCGATGTTTGCGATCTCCTCGACCTGCACACAGGCCCTGGGATTTTGGCGAAGCATGTCGATTTTGCGTCCTGCCTTCGTTTGTCCATAAATTCGATCCTCGTCGAAGACGTAGCTGATCGGCACAATGTACAGATGTCCATCATGCTCGCACCCGAGATGGGCAAAGCTATGGTCCGCGAGCAATTCCCGCATTTCTTGGGGATCGAGGGTTCCTACCATCGTGAATTCTCCTGATTGATTGTCATGGATTTCTTCTTCGCCGAGTAGTCGGAGCTTTCTCTGTCAACCCTTTGATGGACAGCAGAATGGATAGGAGAAAGGTCTCGTTTGAGTTTCGTCTGAGCGTGCAAGAGGGAACTTGGCGAGGGAAGGGGCGTCGATTTACGCGGTAGAGTTGAATAAGTAAAGAACGATGGCAGACCCAATCTTTATCGGCCGCGGAGCAAAGGACTCCGTCATTCTTCCCAAGTACTGCAATCGCCACGGGCTGATCGCGGGCGCTACCGGCACCGGAAAAACGGTGACACTTCAGACCATAGCGGAATCGCTCGCACAAATTGGCGTGCCCGTTTTCATGGCCGATGTCAAGGGCGATTTGGCAGGAATCAGCCAGATCGGAGGCGGCAACGCCAAGATCGAGGAGCGCGCCAAGATGCTCAAAATCGATCCCCTGCATTACCAGTCCTCCTCGGTCACGTTCTGGGATGCGTTCGGCGAGCAAGGAACCCAGGTTCGCGCCACGGTCTCTGAGATGGGGCCGCTCCTTCTGAGCCGCATGCTCGATCTCAACGATACACAGGAAGGTGTTCTCAACGTTGCGTTCAAAGTCGCCGACGACCAGGGTCTTCTCCTACTCGATTTGAAGGATCTGCGGTCGATGCTGAACTGGCTGGGCGAAAATGCCGACGCCGTTCGCAACCAATACGGCAATGTGTCACCTGCCTCGGTGGGCGCGATCCAACGTCAGTTGCTGGTCCTGGAAGAACAGGGCGGGGAGCAGTTCTTCGGCGAGCCGGCGCTGAACATTCAAGACTTTATTCAGCTCACACCGGATGGGCGCGGCATGGTGAACATCTTGGCCGCCGACCGACTGATGCAGAGCCCGAAGCTATACGCCACGTTCCTGCTGTGGATGCTGAGCGAACTGTTCGAGGTTCTGCCTGAGGCCGGCGACTTGGACAAACCCAAGCTCGTGTTCTTCTTCGACGAAGCCCACCTGCTGTTCACGGACGCACCGAAGGAGTTGCTCACCAAGATCGAGCAGGTGGTTCGCCTGATCCGCTCAAAAGGCGTTGGCATCTTCTTCTGCACCCAGCACCCACTCGATGTGCCGGACTCTGTCCTCAGCCAACTCAGTAACCGCGTTCAGCACGCCTTGCGCGCCTTCACGCCGCGCGATCAGAAGGCAGTAAAGACCGCCGCCGAAACCTTCCGCAAGAATCCTGACTTCGATACGGAAGAGGTTATCACCCAGCTTGGAATCGGCGAAGCGCTCGTCAGTGTTCTGGATGAGAAAGGCACACCGACCATCGTGGATCGCGTCTTCATCAAGCCGCCGCTAAGTCGATTGGGGTCGATTTCGACCGATGAGCGAGGACGATGTCTTTCGGCCTCGATGATGGCGCCGAAGTACTCGCAGGCGATCGATCGGGAGAGCGCGTACGAAAAGCTGACGGCAAGAGCCCAGCAGATCCAGGTGGAAGCCCAGCAAGCGCAGGCCGAAGAAGAGGCTCAGAAGGAGGCTCAACGACAACAGCGCCAGGCTCCGGCTCGACACTCGGATACGGTCGTCGAGGCGATGGTGAAGTCCG
It encodes the following:
- a CDS encoding pyridoxamine 5'-phosphate oxidase family protein, translated to MVGTLDPQEMRELLADHSFAHLGCEHDGHLYIVPISYVFDEDRIYGQTKAGRKIDMLRQNPRACVQVEEIANIANWKSVILWGQFQELKGPERVQAMTKLIDHLSPQIEELQGSRSPRDVTPGRADDQTQIDIVYQIKIDEMTGRFEREP
- a CDS encoding DUF853 family protein, translated to MADPIFIGRGAKDSVILPKYCNRHGLIAGATGTGKTVTLQTIAESLAQIGVPVFMADVKGDLAGISQIGGGNAKIEERAKMLKIDPLHYQSSSVTFWDAFGEQGTQVRATVSEMGPLLLSRMLDLNDTQEGVLNVAFKVADDQGLLLLDLKDLRSMLNWLGENADAVRNQYGNVSPASVGAIQRQLLVLEEQGGEQFFGEPALNIQDFIQLTPDGRGMVNILAADRLMQSPKLYATFLLWMLSELFEVLPEAGDLDKPKLVFFFDEAHLLFTDAPKELLTKIEQVVRLIRSKGVGIFFCTQHPLDVPDSVLSQLSNRVQHALRAFTPRDQKAVKTAAETFRKNPDFDTEEVITQLGIGEALVSVLDEKGTPTIVDRVFIKPPLSRLGSISTDERGRCLSASMMAPKYSQAIDRESAYEKLTARAQQIQVEAQQAQAEEEAQKEAQRQQRQAPARHSDTVVEAMVKSAARAMSSQLGRQLVRGVLGGLFGRR
- a CDS encoding PAS domain S-box protein is translated as MALSLTNRQGKILALLHSGFTTRDVVIRLKISDSILQKEWRAIRTHVQISIPETTDDYRTVAMFERVERMDLEAESCAAEARLRALMDISPEAVLVINGRTGVITKANNRAFILLGYSPRELLHKTMEMLVDPDLRSKHAALRNGFLNSVRKRELGFHPPIYALTKDGRYIELDIALTTTNATDDVMVVCREVVADEESVHGINYELDSSFGR
- a CDS encoding Hsp20 family protein yields the protein MSNLLNQSPIWATERFGNLFDDLFEKSSFLAGWHPAVDVKKTETDYIFTIEAPGVNKEDINVELHGEILTISGKRVEEKEEQNETYLRRERSMGTFNRSFRLDDAIKADQIHAEYRDGILTIKVPKRDHSEPQRIAIR